A stretch of the Streptomyces sp. WMMB303 genome encodes the following:
- a CDS encoding APC family permease, whose translation MTDTREAASRPRLTRSIGVVGGTLLTLSCLTPASSLFVIVPDSFGTLGTGTALALTVAALLCVGVALTYSELGTLIPSSGGEYAMVGTLLGRLAGWLVFVLSLTVVMIVPPIIALGTADYLAPLVHLDPRFAAAAVMLLSTAMGLLDLRANAWITGVFLALEVVGAAVVAVLGFTHTRRSASVLVHPVMDGGHGHTAPVTAGLIVAGLATALFILQGFSTAVYLAEEMENPRRTVARTVLWTLALGFTVVIVPVVAITLGAPDLRALAAGDIAGMVRGWSNSAVGTFISLCIALAIINAAIVMVIQNSRVVFASARDSAWPAPVNRAFSRLGKRFGSPWVATLVVGVPGALLCFVDLDLLSEVTGVAVAGMYVFVALGALAARRAEFKHRAAWRMPLWPVLPALLMAVLLWVLFRQSPESLAVTGGIVLVAVAYWALYLRPRRQTRWVIAVPEDGQAPAAREDSAAETLQPV comes from the coding sequence ATGACCGACACGCGCGAAGCAGCCAGCAGGCCACGGCTCACCCGCTCCATCGGCGTCGTGGGCGGCACGCTGCTCACCCTCTCCTGCCTGACCCCGGCCTCGTCCCTCTTCGTGATCGTGCCGGACTCGTTCGGCACGCTGGGCACCGGGACCGCGCTCGCCCTCACCGTCGCCGCTCTGCTGTGCGTCGGCGTCGCCCTCACCTACTCCGAGCTGGGCACCCTGATCCCCAGCTCGGGCGGCGAGTACGCGATGGTCGGCACCCTGCTGGGCAGGCTGGCGGGCTGGCTGGTGTTCGTCCTGTCGCTGACCGTCGTCATGATCGTGCCGCCGATCATCGCGCTGGGCACCGCCGACTACCTCGCCCCCCTCGTGCACCTCGATCCGCGGTTCGCCGCGGCCGCCGTGATGCTGCTGTCCACCGCCATGGGTCTGCTGGACCTGCGGGCCAACGCCTGGATCACCGGCGTCTTCCTCGCCCTGGAGGTGGTGGGCGCCGCCGTCGTCGCCGTACTGGGCTTCACCCACACCCGGCGCTCCGCCTCGGTACTGGTGCACCCGGTCATGGACGGCGGGCACGGCCATACGGCACCGGTCACGGCCGGGCTGATCGTCGCCGGGCTCGCCACCGCGCTCTTCATCCTGCAGGGCTTCTCGACCGCCGTGTATCTGGCCGAGGAGATGGAGAACCCGCGGCGCACCGTGGCCCGCACCGTGCTGTGGACTCTCGCCCTCGGGTTCACGGTGGTCATCGTCCCGGTCGTCGCGATCACCCTGGGCGCACCGGATCTGCGGGCCCTCGCCGCCGGCGACATCGCGGGCATGGTCCGGGGCTGGAGCAACTCGGCCGTCGGAACGTTCATCAGCCTGTGCATCGCGCTGGCGATCATCAACGCCGCCATCGTCATGGTCATCCAGAACTCGCGGGTGGTCTTCGCCTCAGCGCGGGACTCCGCCTGGCCCGCGCCGGTCAACCGCGCCTTCTCCCGGCTCGGCAAGCGCTTCGGCTCCCCCTGGGTGGCCACACTCGTGGTCGGCGTACCCGGCGCGCTCCTGTGCTTCGTCGACCTGGACCTGTTGAGCGAGGTCACCGGCGTCGCGGTGGCAGGCATGTACGTCTTCGTCGCGCTCGGCGCCCTCGCGGCCCGACGCGCGGAGTTCAAGCACCGGGCCGCCTGGCGCATGCCGCTGTGGCCGGTGCTCCCCGCGCTGCTGATGGCGGTACTGCTGTGGGTCCTGTTCCGGCAGAGCCCGGAGAGCCTCGCCGTCACCGGCGGCATCGTCCTCGTCGCGGTCGCCTACTGGGCGCTCTATCTGCGCCCGCGCCGGCAGACCCGCTGGGTCATCGCCGTCCCCGAGGACGGGCAGGCTCCGGCGGCCCGCGAGGACAGCGCCGCCGAGACGCTCCAGCCGGTCTGA
- the scpA gene encoding methylmalonyl-CoA mutase has product MSRRTTGPHTEPASPVPDFTTVGLEGPEPSEGTAGQWREAVAERTGREVPELDWNTPEGIAVKPLYTDEDLRGLDFLETYPGIAPYLRGPYPTMYVNQPWTIRQYAGFSTAEESNAFYRRNLAAGQKGLSVAFDLPTHRGYDSDHPRVTGDVGMAGVAIDSLYDMRQLFDGIPLDRMTVSMTMNGAVLPVLALYIVAAEEQGVPPEKLAGTIQNDILKEFMVRNTYIYPPQPSMRIISDIFAYTSQKMPRYNSISISGYHIQEAGATADLELAYTLADGVEYLRAGMAAGMDVDAFAPRLSFFWAIGMNFFMEVAKLRAARLLWAKLVSRFGPQNPKSLSLRTHSQTSGWSLTAQDVFNNVTRTCVEAMAATQGHTQSLHTNALDEALALPTDFSARIARNTQLLLQQESGTCRVIDPWGGSAYVERLTHDLARRAWQHIEEVEAAGGMAEAIDAGIPKLRVEEAAARTQARIDSGRQPVIGVNKYRAVDDEQIDVLKVDNSAVRAQQVEKLRRLRAERDEAACGAALEALTRAAGAASGPGLENNLLALAVDAARAMATVGEISDALEKVYGRHAGQIRTISGVYREEAGVSSSLTRTRELVDAFEEAEGRRPRLLVAKMGQDGHDRGQKVIATAFADLGFDVDVGPLFQTPAEVARQAVEADAHIVGVSSLAAGHLTLVPALREELAAAGRDDIMIVVGGVIPPADVEALHRAGATAVFPPGTVIPDAAYDLVRKLAAELGHPAGPGGAEGPDREAAEGREG; this is encoded by the coding sequence ATGAGCCGCCGGACGACAGGGCCTCACACGGAACCGGCGAGCCCGGTGCCCGACTTCACGACCGTCGGACTGGAGGGCCCGGAGCCCTCCGAGGGCACCGCCGGGCAGTGGCGCGAGGCGGTCGCGGAGCGGACCGGGCGCGAGGTCCCGGAGCTGGACTGGAACACGCCCGAGGGCATCGCGGTCAAGCCGCTCTACACGGACGAGGACCTGCGGGGGCTCGACTTCCTGGAGACCTATCCGGGGATCGCCCCGTATCTGCGGGGCCCGTATCCGACGATGTACGTCAACCAGCCCTGGACCATCCGCCAGTACGCGGGCTTCTCCACCGCGGAGGAGTCCAACGCCTTCTACCGGCGCAATCTGGCGGCCGGGCAGAAGGGGCTGTCCGTCGCGTTCGACCTGCCCACCCACCGGGGCTACGACAGCGACCACCCGCGGGTGACGGGCGATGTCGGGATGGCGGGCGTGGCGATCGACTCGCTCTACGACATGCGGCAGCTCTTCGACGGCATTCCGCTGGACCGGATGACGGTGTCGATGACGATGAACGGCGCGGTGCTGCCGGTGCTGGCGCTCTACATCGTCGCGGCCGAGGAGCAGGGTGTACCGCCGGAGAAGCTGGCGGGGACCATCCAGAACGACATCCTCAAGGAGTTCATGGTCCGCAACACCTACATCTATCCGCCGCAGCCCTCCATGCGGATCATCTCCGACATCTTCGCGTACACCTCGCAGAAGATGCCGCGCTACAACTCCATCTCCATCTCCGGCTACCACATCCAGGAGGCCGGGGCGACGGCGGATCTGGAGCTGGCCTACACCCTGGCGGACGGAGTGGAGTACCTGCGGGCCGGGATGGCGGCGGGGATGGACGTGGACGCGTTCGCACCGCGGCTGTCCTTCTTCTGGGCGATCGGCATGAACTTCTTCATGGAGGTCGCCAAGCTGCGCGCGGCGCGGCTGCTGTGGGCGAAGCTGGTGTCGCGGTTCGGCCCGCAGAACCCCAAGTCGCTCTCGCTGCGCACCCACTCGCAGACCTCGGGCTGGTCGCTGACTGCGCAGGACGTGTTCAACAACGTCACCCGTACCTGTGTCGAGGCGATGGCAGCGACCCAGGGGCACACCCAGTCGCTGCACACCAATGCGCTGGACGAGGCGCTGGCGCTGCCGACGGACTTCTCCGCGCGGATCGCCCGCAACACGCAGCTCCTGCTGCAGCAGGAGTCGGGCACCTGCCGGGTGATCGACCCGTGGGGCGGCAGCGCCTACGTGGAGCGGCTCACCCACGACCTGGCGCGCCGGGCCTGGCAGCACATCGAGGAGGTCGAGGCCGCGGGCGGGATGGCCGAGGCCATCGACGCGGGCATCCCCAAGCTGCGCGTCGAGGAGGCGGCGGCGCGCACCCAGGCCCGGATCGACTCCGGCCGGCAGCCGGTGATCGGGGTCAACAAGTACCGGGCGGTCGACGACGAGCAGATCGACGTGCTGAAGGTCGACAACTCGGCGGTGCGGGCCCAGCAGGTCGAGAAGCTGCGGCGGCTGCGCGCCGAACGGGACGAGGCGGCCTGCGGAGCGGCCCTGGAGGCGCTCACCCGGGCCGCAGGAGCCGCTTCGGGACCGGGCCTGGAGAACAACCTGCTGGCGCTCGCGGTGGACGCGGCGCGGGCCATGGCCACCGTCGGGGAGATCTCGGACGCGTTGGAGAAGGTGTACGGGCGGCACGCGGGCCAGATCCGTACGATTTCCGGTGTGTACCGCGAGGAGGCCGGAGTGTCGTCGTCCCTGACCCGCACCCGCGAACTGGTGGACGCCTTCGAGGAGGCGGAGGGCCGCAGGCCGCGGCTGCTGGTGGCCAAGATGGGGCAGGACGGCCACGACCGCGGGCAGAAGGTGATCGCCACCGCCTTCGCCGACCTGGGGTTCGACGTCGACGTCGGCCCGCTGTTCCAGACTCCGGCGGAGGTGGCGCGGCAGGCGGTCGAGGCGGACGCGCACATCGTGGGCGTCTCCTCGCTGGCGGCCGGTCACCTCACCCTGGTCCCGGCGCTGCGCGAGGAGCTCGCCGCGGCGGGCCGGGACGACATCATGATCGTCGTCGGCGGGGTGATCCCGCCCGCCGACGTGGAGGCGCTGCACCGGGCGGGCGCGACGGCCGTCTTCCCGCCCGGCACGGTCATCCCGGACGCGGCCTACGACCTGGTACGCAAGCTGGCCGCGGAGCTGGGCCACCCCGCGGGACCGGGCGGCGCGGAGGGACCGGACCGGGAGGCCGCCGAGGGCCGTGAGGGCTGA
- a CDS encoding S8 family serine peptidase, translating into MTRRRIGTAVAAAGLSALLCAVTAAPARADTPTSWEAEALGLSSAQRASQGDGVKVAVLDSGVEKDHPALAGKVTTGPDFLKDGLQPGDPRWGGHGTAMASDVLKVAPKADILSVRVIDDKKEHDLDEWKTGPSPVAQGITYAVDHGADVISMSLGGDTFGASFDEEETKALAHAAYKGVTVVASAGNDGDILNESSYPAGYPGVIAVAAVAQGGSRAEFSTVRTYNSVAAPGVGIVSAKNTGGYAPVNGTSPAAALTSGVVALMLGKDHKLKPSQVRAILTDTADHPPGGYDPRVGHGMIDAAAAVRAAADPPADGAAATAYKGKKFLTTRTDVKPTQHPPMETAPLAIGSSVAGVGLLMVIGAVVISRTGRRRTAAAGPPGPPGTAGPGGFPGR; encoded by the coding sequence ATGACGCGTCGACGGATCGGCACCGCGGTCGCCGCTGCCGGGCTGAGCGCGCTGCTGTGCGCGGTCACCGCAGCCCCCGCCCGGGCCGACACCCCCACCAGTTGGGAAGCGGAGGCGCTCGGACTGTCCTCGGCCCAGCGTGCCTCGCAGGGCGACGGCGTGAAGGTGGCCGTACTGGACAGCGGCGTCGAGAAGGACCACCCGGCCCTGGCCGGCAAGGTCACCACGGGGCCCGACTTCCTCAAGGACGGGCTGCAGCCCGGCGATCCGCGCTGGGGAGGCCACGGCACGGCCATGGCCTCCGACGTGCTCAAGGTCGCCCCCAAAGCGGACATCCTGTCGGTGCGGGTGATCGACGACAAGAAGGAGCACGACCTCGACGAATGGAAGACCGGCCCCAGCCCGGTCGCGCAGGGCATCACCTACGCGGTCGACCACGGCGCCGACGTCATCTCCATGTCGCTGGGCGGCGACACCTTCGGGGCCTCCTTCGACGAGGAGGAGACCAAGGCACTGGCGCACGCCGCCTACAAGGGGGTGACCGTGGTGGCCTCGGCGGGCAACGACGGCGACATCCTCAACGAGTCGTCCTACCCGGCCGGCTACCCGGGGGTGATCGCGGTGGCCGCTGTCGCGCAGGGCGGCAGCCGGGCCGAGTTCTCCACGGTCCGGACGTACAACAGTGTCGCGGCACCCGGTGTGGGCATCGTCAGCGCGAAGAACACCGGCGGCTACGCGCCCGTCAACGGCACCTCGCCCGCGGCGGCCCTCACCTCCGGTGTGGTGGCACTGATGCTCGGCAAGGACCACAAGCTCAAACCCTCCCAGGTCCGGGCCATCCTGACCGACACGGCCGACCACCCGCCGGGCGGCTACGACCCGAGAGTGGGCCACGGGATGATCGACGCGGCCGCGGCGGTACGCGCCGCGGCCGATCCGCCCGCCGACGGCGCGGCCGCCACCGCGTACAAGGGCAAGAAGTTCCTGACCACGCGGACCGACGTGAAGCCCACCCAGCACCCGCCGATGGAGACGGCGCCGCTGGCCATCGGCTCCTCGGTGGCGGGCGTCGGCCTGCTGATGGTCATCGGTGCCGTGGTGATCAGCCGGACGGGCCGGCGCCGTACCGCCGCGGCAGGACCGCCAGGCCCGCCGGGCACGGCAGGCCCCGGGGGCTTCCCCGGCCGGTAG
- the meaB gene encoding methylmalonyl Co-A mutase-associated GTPase MeaB, whose translation MPRAIDIDSYAEGVLAGSRAYIARAITLVESRRADHRELAQQLLTVLLPHAGGARRVGISGVPGVGKSTFIDALGTLLTERGHRVAVLAVDPSSTRTGGSILGDKTRMERLAVNPDAFVRPSPTAGTLGGVAKATRETMLVMEAAGYDVVLVETVGVGQSEATVAQMVDSFLLLSLARTGDQLQGIKKGVLEIADVLAVNKADGPHERDARSAARELAGALRLMRASDAAWTAPVLTCSGREGTGLAEVWDRLERHRAVLESTGELAAKRRDQQVEWVWSMVRDDLLSRLEQHPEVRRLAPLLEEQVREGGLTATLAAQRIVQAFGLPRAD comes from the coding sequence GTGCCCCGGGCGATCGACATCGACAGCTACGCCGAGGGCGTGCTGGCGGGCTCCCGCGCGTACATCGCCCGTGCGATCACGCTGGTGGAGTCGCGCCGGGCCGACCACCGGGAGCTGGCCCAGCAGTTGCTGACGGTGCTGTTGCCGCACGCGGGCGGCGCCCGGCGGGTGGGGATCAGCGGGGTGCCCGGGGTCGGCAAGTCGACCTTCATCGATGCGCTGGGCACGCTGCTGACCGAGCGCGGCCACCGGGTGGCGGTGCTGGCGGTGGACCCCTCCTCCACCCGCACGGGCGGCTCCATCCTGGGCGACAAGACCCGGATGGAACGTCTCGCCGTCAACCCCGACGCCTTCGTACGCCCCTCCCCCACCGCGGGGACGCTGGGCGGGGTCGCCAAGGCCACCCGCGAGACGATGCTGGTGATGGAGGCCGCCGGCTACGACGTCGTACTGGTGGAGACGGTCGGCGTCGGCCAGTCGGAGGCGACCGTCGCGCAGATGGTCGACTCCTTTCTGCTGCTGTCCCTGGCCCGCACCGGCGATCAGCTCCAGGGCATCAAGAAGGGCGTCCTGGAGATCGCCGACGTGCTGGCCGTCAACAAGGCGGACGGCCCGCACGAGCGGGACGCCCGCTCGGCGGCCCGTGAGCTGGCGGGTGCGCTGCGGCTGATGCGGGCGTCCGACGCGGCGTGGACCGCGCCGGTCCTCACCTGCAGCGGCCGCGAGGGCACCGGTCTGGCCGAGGTGTGGGACCGGCTGGAGCGGCACCGCGCGGTGCTGGAGTCGACCGGGGAGCTGGCCGCCAAGCGCCGCGACCAGCAGGTCGAGTGGGTGTGGTCGATGGTCCGCGACGATCTGCTCAGCCGTCTCGAACAGCACCCGGAGGTGCGGCGGCTGGCACCGCTGCTGGAGGAGCAGGTCCGCGAGGGCGGGCTGACCGCGACGCTGGCGGCTCAGCGGATCGTGCAGGCGTTCGGCCTGCCGCGGGCTGACTGA